CGACGCCCGTGCCGGCAAACTGCCCGGTGTCTCCTTCGTCAGGGCCAGTGCCGCCCATGACGAACATCCAGCCGACTGCGCACCTGTTTATGGCATGGAATGGGTCGAGCAACTGGTGCGCGCTGCCGCGGATGGGCCAGCCTGGGACAAAACCGCCATCTTCATTACCTATGATGAAGGCGGTGGCTTCTGGGATTCGTTGCCGCCTAAAGTGGTGGACGACTATGGGTTTGGCACCCGTACTCCGGCCTTACTTATCAGTCCTTGGGCGCGCCAGGGTTTAGTGGATCATCACCTGGCCAGCACCGCCAGCATCCTCAAATTCATCGAAACCCGTTTTGGCCTGCAGGCCCTCAACCACCGTGACCGGGATGCCTACGATATGATGGGTGCCTTTGACTGGGATCAGAAACCTGAGGACTTCAACATCTGACGGATCAGGCCGGCAATGTCAATGCCTTCTCCATGGCGAGAAGGCAGAGTCCGGCAACCTTGGGTATGCCATAACGACTATCTTCCGGGAAGGGTAGGGTGGTGCCGATCAGCTGATATCCTCGCCGCTGATAATAAGCAGTCAGTTCAGGCCGCTGTTTGATAACCCACAGACGCATACGCTGGGCCTCCCAGGTGTCTCGCGCATATTCCTCTGCAGTATGTAACAATAGGCTAGCCACGCCGAGATTTTGCTAAGTCGGCGTCACCGAAAGCATTCCGCATTCGGCTACTTCTGTTTCGACAAGTTGTAAATAACAGCAGGCGACTATTTCCTCTGTATTGCAGAGGACCAGAAAACCGCTATTCGGTTTTGCTACCAGATCTTTGAGCATCATCAGGTCACAACGCTGACCGTCCAGTAGATCCGCTTCTGTAGTCCATCCATCTTTGGCAGTTTCGCCTCGATACACACTATTGACGAGCGCGCAAAGGGCAACCATTTCTGTTTCTTGCGCCATGCGGCAAGAATACAACGACTGTACATGTACCATCTTGATTTTCTTGCCTGGTGATTCTGCTGTCATCTGTTCCCCCTCCCAACACAAGTGCCATTTGTCAGAATTTGGTCATTGAATCGTCATAATAATGTCATGTTGTGTGGCTAGAATGCTGCACTGTTGTAGATGATTTATAACAAGTTTTCTCCTGATGAGGATATTATCATGGTATATTGCCCAACTTTGCGCACTGCGGTAATCATGTCACTTTGTGCCCTACCCATTCTCGCTCACGCCGATGCGACGGCCCCTACCGTCAGCGGTGCCGAGACGGCTACGGCTGTCCCCACTGGTGGCAATGCTCCGGTGACCATTGGTGAAGTAGAGAAAGAAGCGCCGCCGGAGCGTGGCACTGGCTCCCTGAGTAAAGAACTGGTGACGCATGCCAGCCCAAATGAAAACTTTCAGAGTGTGTTGCGCAACGTGCCGGGCTTTACCGTAACCAGCACTGGACCCGGTAACCTGACCACCGGTGACAGCACCTTTACCTACCAGGGTTTCAACAGCGATCAGATTGGCGTGAATCTGGACGGTGTACCTCTGATTAACACTTTTCGCGGTGGTACGAACGGTCAGGGTGATGACCACGCTCTCACACCCATTGGTATCGGTCAATTTTCGGGAGTCTCGGTGTACAGCGGTGCCAACACCCCTTCTGAGACAGGCATCAATGCGTTGGGTGCGACGTTGAATTATAAGCCGCGTATGCCCACTTCAAAATTCTATGCCGAGGTTTCGGGTAGTGGCGGACTTTACTCCGGTGGCGTTGGTGACAGTGCCGCCGGTGGGTTTAGTGTCAACTCGGGCGTTTTGCCGTATACGGGAACCAAACTGTACGCCAACTACTATTACAGTCCTTTCCACAGCTTTATCAACCATGTTTTCTCCACCAACAACAACTACTACTTTGCGGCAGTACAGCCTTACAACCACGGCATGTCCCAGCTCTCACTGATTACGATCTACAATCATGAGATTGCTCAACAGCCATCCACGGTGCCCTTGCCTTTGTTACAAAAATACGGCCGCAGCTTTCAGTGGGCTCCCAACATCTGGAATGATCGAACCACTACAAGTTCGTACACCACCATCTTGGGCTGGAAATCCATCCTGAATCAGTACATACTGGCCAAATCAAAGTTTTTCATAACCCAGAATAACAACGACCGCACGGCCTATGCCAACGCGGCTTATAAAGCTGGATATGATGGTTACCCGTTGCCAACAGCACTAAAAAGCTACGCCAATCCCAGCAAGACGGGCCGACCAAGTAATACCTATAATCCGACGGCGTTATTCGGAAACAGCTATAATGGTACACAGTATCAGCGCTATGTCGACAATTTCGGTAATGCAGGCTTGATGCCATCGCTGACCTTCCTCTTGCCGAATAATACCGTCACGCTCGGTGGACTGTATATGTTCAGTAGGGACCATTCGGCAGAGTACTGGTATGGCCAGCCCGCAGTTCCGATGATCAATGGTTACAATGACGCATGGGATGAGCATGATACCCGTAATTATGGGGATGTCTATCTACAAGATCGTATTACTTTGTTCAATCATCGTTTGATCCTCACTCCGGGTGCCAAGTATTACCTGGTCGATACGACAAGTAACGATGTTGAGGGGTATTATTACAACTACGGGGGTAGCGTCAGTAATACCTTTAACTACTGGGAGCCGTCTTTTGGGGTAAGTTTCCTCGCTACCAAGAATGCGGATTTGTACTTCCATTATGGCCGGGTCTATAAAGTACCAAATATCAGTGCTTATTATTCGGTTATAGGCTCTACACCAACGCCGGGGCCAATGTTGGTCAAACCGGAGTACGTGGATAGTATCGATACGGGTATCCGCTATAACTTCGGTGATATCAAAACGTCACTGGCCTATTTTCGCCGGATGTTCAGCAATAAATTCGGTTATTTCTATGATAACCAGACCGGGCAGACCTTCCAGTATAATGTGGGTAGCGCGCTGTATCAGGGGGTCACTGCTTCGGTGGATGCTAAATTACCCGACCATATGAATGCGTTCATCAACTATAGTTTGACCGATGCGAAATATACGTCGAACTTTGATGCTGCCGATGGTGCATCTGTCAGCAATGGGGAATACGTCGGCGATGTCCCCATGTACAATCTTAACTTTGGTCTGGGTTATCACTACGCCGGATTCAGTGCACGGGTTACCGACCATGTTGTCGGTTCCCAGTATATCAACACCAATAAGGGTGCGCCTGCGGGAGTTTCCTTGCATCCCTACAATATCACCAATCTTAATCTGGGTTATGCGTGGCGGCCAAGTGGTTTGGGGGTGAAAAAGGTTACTGTTGACTTGTATGTGGATAACATCTTTAACACCAATTACATCCCGTATGAATACGAACAGTTGCGGAGTGCAAAATATGGCGGAAACTTCATTTCCGCGCAGGCGAGTGCACCGGCTTTTGTCGGTGCCAGCGTGGCGGCGAAGTTCTAAAGTCTGATTGGTATCCGCCGGTTGGCGGCGGGTTTCCAAAAGTCCTCTATCCGGTGGCCTTGCGGTCACCGGATTTTTGCTATTTTGATCTCACTGGGAACCGTTCGGATGCTGTAGCGGAGCGGATATCAGGTGGCACTACCCCGGGCATGCGCAAGATCGGGATAACCATCCTTTAACCACAGCTCCGGCAACGCTTCCAGAATCTCCCGCACCAGTTCCGGTCCCCGAAAAATCAGCCCGCTATAGACCTGCAGTAGACTGGCTCCCGCTCGGACCTTGGCATAGGCATCTGCCGCACTGAGGATACCACCAACGCCAATGATGGGTACCTGTCCCTGGGTCGCACGATAGAGTTGGGCGATGACGGCGTTGGATTGCTCCAACAATGGTGCACCGCTCAAGCCCCCGCTTTCGGAGAGCACAGGCTGGGAGACCGGGCGTTCTACAGTGGTATTGGTGGCGATAAAGCCATCTACCAGAGGTTTTGTGCCTAAGGCCAGACCACCGAGAGCATGAATATCCTCATTCTCCAGATCTGGAGCGATCTTCAGGAGCAGAGGCAGCGGGGGACGCTGATGCTGCACGGCCAGACGTTGATTGGCTGCAGCAACGGCACTGAGCAGTCCCCGTAAGGCTTCCTCCCCCTGCAGCAGTCGCAGTCCCGGTGTGTTGGGTGAGCTGACATTGATGCAGAGATAGTCGCCATAGTGAAAAAGCAACTCCAGCGCGGCGACATAGTCGTCCGGCGCCCGCTCCAGCGGGGTGTCCTTGTTTTTGCCGAGATTGATGCCGATAGGCACCGGATGGCCAGGTAATGCCGCCAGTCTTCGGGCAACTGCCGCCGCCCCTTCCCCAGGGAAACCCATGCGGTTGATGACCGCCTGTTGTGCCGGATAACGAAAGACCCGGGGGCGTGGATTACCCGGCTGTGGGCGCGGGGTCACGGTGCCGATTTCGATGAAGCCGAAGCCGAGGGCAGGGAGAACGGCGGCAGCGCGGGCGTCTTTGTCATAGCCAGCAGCGAGGCCGACGGGGTTGGGAAAATGCAGCCCCCAAAAGTCCTGCGCCAGGCGCGGATCGGTGACGCCATAGTGCTTTGTCAGGTAGGCCATGCTCTGTGGCATGTGCCCCAGTGCTTCCAGTGCAGCGATACTCAGGGTGTGAGCGCGCTCCGGGTCCAGTGTAAAAAGCAGGGGACGCAGCAGGCCGTAGCTCATGCCCAATCCCTGGGCGTGAGGAAGTCTTCTTTGAGGCGGGCTTCGGGGCTCCCGGCTTCGCCCTGCCAGTCGTAGGTCCAGGCCGCCAGGGGCGGCAAGGACATGAGGATGCTTTCGATGCGCCCGCCGGACTGCAGGCCGAAGAGGGTGCCGCGGTCATGGACGAGGTTGAATTCCACATAGCGCCCCCGGCGCAGGAGTTGAAATTGCCGCTCGCGTTCACCGTAGGGCAGGTCCCGGCGCCGGGCGACGATGGGCAGATAGCTGTCGAGGAAGCTGTTGGCCATGTCCTCCCAGAAGGCCTGCAGAAGCGCGCCATCGCCATGGAGATCGTCGAAAAAGATGCCGCCGACCCCGCGCATTTCCTGACGGTGCCTGATGGTGAAGTAGTCATCGCACCAGGCTTTGAAGCGCGGATAAAAGCCCGCGTCATGGCGATCACAAGCGGTTTTGAGCGTGCCATGGAAATGCCGGGCGTCTTCCTCAAAGCCGTAGATGGGTGTCAGGTCGGCGCCGCCGCCGAACCACCACGCCGGTCCTGCCGAAAAAAAGCGGTAGTTCATGTGGACGATGGGGACGTAGGGGTTGCGGGCATGCAATACCAAGGAGACGCCAAGGGCGGTGAAGGCCTGTCCCGCCCGTTCGGGGCAATGCGCGGTAGCCGCGGGGGGAAGTTGGTCGCCATGGACCTTGGAGAAGTTGACCCCGCCTTTTTCCAGCAAAGCGCCTTCGGCAATAACCCGGGTGCGACCACCGCCGCCGCCGGGCCGTTCCCAAAGATCCTCGCGGAATTTCGCGGTGCCGTCTGCTGCCTCCAAGGCGTCGCAGATGCGATTTTGCAGGCCGCGGAGAAAAGTTTCCATTGCATCCAAGGATGGTTGTTGCATGTTTTCACTCCCGTAAGACGTGGCCACTGCGAGCATCGACCATGCGGCTGGGGCGGCGTTGACCACCTAGTCGGGCCGGTAGTACCCACAGGGAACGACCAAAATAGCGGTACAAGGTGCGCAGGTCGCGGGCCGGTTGGTACCCTGCTGGATTGGCACTGGTGGAGACTATGGCGCCGCCAAAGACCCGCGACAACACCACGATAGCCGGGTGGGTACTGATCCGCACCGCAACGCTTTCATGGCGTCCACGTATCCAGAAGGGGGCTGTCGGTGCGGCGGGAAGCACCAGTGTCGTTCCGGGCCAGAGTTGTGCCAGCAGAGCCGGGTCTATTCCCTGCGCAGACCAGTAGTGTCGGGTTTCTGCCGTCCGACCGGCCACCAGAAGAACGCCTTTATGTTGTGGCCGTCCTTTCAGCGCCAGAATCCGGCGCAGGGCGCGGCGCTGGCGCGGGTCACAGCCCAGTCCCCAGACCCCTTCCGTAGGATAGGCGATGACCCCACCGCGCCGTAAATGCGCAACCCCCCGGCGAACGTCCTGACGGTGTGGATGGCGGGGCAGCATCGGCCGAAAACGCGATCAGGTGCGCCGCAGGCCGCGGTAGCCGATGTCCTGCCGATACTGCAGGCCAGGCCAACGAATATCGGCGGCGGCGGCATAAGCCCGCTGTTGCGCGATCGCCAGGCTTTCCCCCAGCGCTGTGACGCCGAGCACCCGACCACCAGCCGTGACGACGGTGTCGTCGTCTGCCGCAGTTCCGGCATGGAAAATTTTGACCGTATTCTCCTGCGTCTTATTGAGACCGAGAATTGGGTCACCGACCTGCGGATGATCCGGATAACCGGCAGTCGCCAGCACGACGCAGAGCGCAGCGCGATGGTCCCAGTCGAGCGCCTTCGGCAGTGGATCGCCGCGGGCCGCAGTCAGCAAAAGCGTATAGAGGTCGGAGCGCAAACGCATCATCAGCGGCTGCGTCTCGGGATCGCCCAATCGGCAGTTAAACTCCAGCACCTTGGGTCCGGTGGCGCCGATCATCAGGCCGGCGTAGAGAAAGCCGCGGTAGGGTGTGCGATCTGTCATCAACCCTTGTGCCGCGGGGCGCATCACCTCGCGCAACACCCGCTCGCTCATGGCGGTGTCGAGGACGGGGGTGGGGGAATAGGCACCCATGCCGCCGGTATTGGGGCCCTGATCGCCGTCCCGCAGGCGCTTGTGGTCCTGTGATCCCGCCAGCGGCAGGACTTGACCATCCACCACGATGGCGATGAAGCTGGCTTCCTCCCCCGCAAGAAACTCTTCGATGATGATGGGGCCCCATTGCAGGAACTGGCGCACGGCGGCTTCGGCTTCTGTTTGCTCGAAAGCTACGACGACCCCCTTGCCAGCGGCCAGGCCATCGGCTTTGACCACTACCGGCAACGGGTGGTCACGCAGATAGCCGAGGGCCGCGCCAGCCTCGGTAAAATGTCCGTAATGGGCGGTAGGAAGACCGTGCCGCTCCATGAACGCTTTGGCGTGGGTTTTGCTGCCCTCCAGCATCGCTCCGGCGGCATTGGGGCCGAAGACCGGAATGCCGGCCCGGCGCAGGGCATCACCCACGCCCGCTACCAATGGGGCTTCGGGGCCAATGACGACCAGGGCGATGCCCAACGCATGGGCGGCCGCGACCACCTGATCGGCATCCGTCGGCTTCAGGGCCAGGTTATGGACTTTGGCCTCCGCCGCCGTACCGGGATTACCGGGCACGCAGTAGATCTCCGCCACCTCGGCCGACTGGGCCAGCTTCCAGGCGATGGCATGTTCGCGTCCGCCACCGCCGAGGACCATGACTTTCGCACCCATTTGCGTTTTCTCCTCAACCATGCCGGAAATGGCGTACGCCGGTGAAGACCATGGCGATGCCGTGTTCATTGGCACTGGCGATGACTTCTTCATCACGAATGGAACCGCCGGGTTGGATAATCGCCTTTACGCCCGCCGCCGCCGCCGCATCGACCCCATCGCGGAAAGGAAAGAAGGCGTCAGAAGCCAGCGCCGCACCGTGTAAGTCGAAACCCAGTTCCAGGGCCTTGGCCGCACCGCATTTGGCGGCATCCACCCGGCTCATCTGTCCCGCACCGATGCCGACGGTCTGGCCTTCGCGGCCATAGACAATGGCGTTGGAGCGCACGTATTTGCCGACCCGCCAGACAAAGGCGAGGTCACGGGCTTCCTGTGCCGTCGGTGCGCGTTCTGAGACCACTGCCCAGTCTGCTTCCGCTTCCATGACCTGGTCAAAGTCCTGCACCAGCAGGCCGCCGCGCACGCGCTTGTAATCCCAGCCAGCCCGCCGCCAAGCGCAGCCATCGTCAAAGGCCAGCACCCGCAGGTTTTTCTTTTTGGCCAGAATGGGCCGGGCGTCGGGCAAAATGGCAGGGGCCAGTACCATCTCGATGAACTGGCTGCTCATGAGTTCGGCAGTCTGGGCGTCCAGTGGTCGGTTACAGGCGATGATACTGCCAAAGGCGGATACCGGATCGCCGGCCCACGCGCGCTGATAGGCGCTGAGCAGATCCGGTCCCACGGCCACGCCGCAGGGATTGCCGTGCTTCACCACGCAACAAGCGGGTCCGGCAAACTCCATCACCAGCGCGACGGCGGCATCACCGTCCCCGATATTGTTGTAAGACAGTTCCTTACCCTGCAACTGGTGGGCGTCCGCCAGTCCGCCGCCGCTGCCATCGCGGTAGAAGGCGGCGGCCTGATGGGGGTTTTCGCCGTAGCGCAGTTCTTGCGCTTTTTCAAATTGCAAGGACAGGGTCTGCGGGAAGGTGGTCCGGCTGCCATCGGCACTGAGGCTGGAGAGATAGTTGGCGATAGCACCGTCATATTGCGTGGTGTGGGCGAAGACCTTGGTGGCCAGACGGAAGCGGGTGCTGGCGCCGACGCCGCCGTAACTCTGTTCCATTTCCTGCAGCACGGCGGCATAGTCATCGGGGTCGACGAGGACGGTGACGCCTTCCCAGTTCTTCGCTGCCGCACGGAGCATGGTCGGGCCGCCTATATCAATATGTTCGATGGCTTCTTCCAGTGTGCAATCGGCGCTGGCGATGGTCTCGGCGAAGGGATAAAGATTGACGCAGAGGAGATCGATGGCGGGGATGCCGTGCTCGATCATCTGCCGGGTGTGACTACTGTTGTCGCGCTTCGCCAGCAGTCCGCCGTGGATTTTGGGGTGCAGGGTCTTGAGGCGGCCCTCCAGCAGTTCCGGGAAACCGGTGTAGTCGCCCACTTCCTGCACCGCGACACCGTCGGCCATCAAGACTTTGGCGGTGCCGCCGGTAGAGAGTATCTCCACCCCAAAATCCCGCAACCGCCGGGCAAATTCCACTACGCCCCGCTTGTCGGAAACGCTGATGAGCGCCCTCGTAATCTCTCCCATAAATCCCACGGCCTCCGAAAAAGTGGCAGTTCAAAATAAAAAAGGTACGATCAGGAGACCTGTCGTACCCAAACCTCCTGATGGAGGGAGCGTTCTGATTCGCGCTGCGCTGATTCAGCCCAACTGAATACGCTCATTGTAAAAGAGGCGTCGCCGCTACGCAAGCGCGACCCAAGGCACAGGCGTCGGTACCAAGCTCGACAGGTCCAGTCCCATTCCCCCAGGATTCCCAATGGCCAGAATGCTTAGTAAGGGGCAGTGACCGGTCACTATTGGGGTACCGGTGCAGGAAATTCTGGTGCCCGCAGCGATGCGACATATCGCGCATGCAGCGCGAGGTTGAGTTTCATCACATTGACCACGGGTTCACCGATGAATCCCAGCAAGGGTTCTGTCGTATTCTCCCTGATCAGCTGGTGTAATGTTACGATACGGACACCACCAGCCTGCGCAATGCGCGGGACCTGATAGAGCGCCGCCGCGATGCTGATATCCGGGTCAAGCCCGCTCGCCGATGAAGTCACGAGATCCACCGGGACCGGCCCCTTTTCCGCGGGATCGGCGGCTTTAAGGGCTTTGATTCGTGCCGCCACGTGCTGCGCCAGAACAGGATTGTTCGGACCCAGGTTGGAGGCGCTGGACCCCGCCCCGTTGTATGGCACCGGTGCAGTCGCCGAAGGGCGGCTCCAGAAGTACTGCGGTTCGCGGAAATATTGACCAATGAGGCTGGAACCCACGACCCGCCCATGCTGGCGAATGAGAGAGCCGTTGGCCTGATGGGGAAACACCACCTGCCCGATACCCGTCATGGTCAGGGGGTAAATCAGACCGGTCATCACGGCCAGAATCAGGAACAGCAACAGCGCGGTTTTGATGTCTTTGATCATGGTGTCATCCTCCTACAGTACAACCAGCAGCATGTCGATCAACTTGATAAAGATAAATGGCGCAATAATGCCGCCCAATCCGTAGATCCACACGTTGCGGCGCAGGACGTGTTGCGCCGAGTCGGCACGGAACCTGATGCCTTTGAGGGCCAGGGGGATCAGAAAGGGGATGATGAGCGCGTTGAAAATGACAGCGGCCATGATGGCGTGGGTGGGTGAACTCAAGCCCATGACGTTCAGTGCCTCCAGTTGGGGGTAAGTCGATACAAACGCCGCCGGGATGATGGCGAAGTATTTGGCCACGTCGTTCGCCACACTGAAGGTGGTGAGGGCGCCGCGGGT
The sequence above is a segment of the Acidithiobacillus sp. genome. Coding sequences within it:
- the kdpC gene encoding potassium-transporting ATPase subunit KdpC, whose amino-acid sequence is MIKDIKTALLLFLILAVMTGLIYPLTMTGIGQVVFPHQANGSLIRQHGRVVGSSLIGQYFREPQYFWSRPSATAPVPYNGAGSSASNLGPNNPVLAQHVAARIKALKAADPAEKGPVPVDLVTSSASGLDPDISIAAALYQVPRIAQAGGVRIVTLHQLIRENTTEPLLGFIGEPVVNVMKLNLALHARYVASLRAPEFPAPVPQ
- the purH gene encoding bifunctional phosphoribosylaminoimidazolecarboxamide formyltransferase/IMP cyclohydrolase, translating into MGEITRALISVSDKRGVVEFARRLRDFGVEILSTGGTAKVLMADGVAVQEVGDYTGFPELLEGRLKTLHPKIHGGLLAKRDNSSHTRQMIEHGIPAIDLLCVNLYPFAETIASADCTLEEAIEHIDIGGPTMLRAAAKNWEGVTVLVDPDDYAAVLQEMEQSYGGVGASTRFRLATKVFAHTTQYDGAIANYLSSLSADGSRTTFPQTLSLQFEKAQELRYGENPHQAAAFYRDGSGGGLADAHQLQGKELSYNNIGDGDAAVALVMEFAGPACCVVKHGNPCGVAVGPDLLSAYQRAWAGDPVSAFGSIIACNRPLDAQTAELMSSQFIEMVLAPAILPDARPILAKKKNLRVLAFDDGCAWRRAGWDYKRVRGGLLVQDFDQVMEAEADWAVVSERAPTAQEARDLAFVWRVGKYVRSNAIVYGREGQTVGIGAGQMSRVDAAKCGAAKALELGFDLHGAALASDAFFPFRDGVDAAAAAGVKAIIQPGGSIRDEEVIASANEHGIAMVFTGVRHFRHG
- the purD gene encoding phosphoribosylamine--glycine ligase; protein product: MGAKVMVLGGGGREHAIAWKLAQSAEVAEIYCVPGNPGTAAEAKVHNLALKPTDADQVVAAAHALGIALVVIGPEAPLVAGVGDALRRAGIPVFGPNAAGAMLEGSKTHAKAFMERHGLPTAHYGHFTEAGAALGYLRDHPLPVVVKADGLAAGKGVVVAFEQTEAEAAVRQFLQWGPIIIEEFLAGEEASFIAIVVDGQVLPLAGSQDHKRLRDGDQGPNTGGMGAYSPTPVLDTAMSERVLREVMRPAAQGLMTDRTPYRGFLYAGLMIGATGPKVLEFNCRLGDPETQPLMMRLRSDLYTLLLTAARGDPLPKALDWDHRAALCVVLATAGYPDHPQVGDPILGLNKTQENTVKIFHAGTAADDDTVVTAGGRVLGVTALGESLAIAQQRAYAAAADIRWPGLQYRQDIGYRGLRRT
- a CDS encoding Sua5/YciO/YrdC/YwlC family protein, which produces MLPRHPHRQDVRRGVAHLRRGGVIAYPTEGVWGLGCDPRQRRALRRILALKGRPQHKGVLLVAGRTAETRHYWSAQGIDPALLAQLWPGTTLVLPAAPTAPFWIRGRHESVAVRISTHPAIVVLSRVFGGAIVSTSANPAGYQPARDLRTLYRYFGRSLWVLPARLGGQRRPSRMVDARSGHVLRE
- a CDS encoding quinone-dependent dihydroorotate dehydrogenase, with protein sequence MSYGLLRPLLFTLDPERAHTLSIAALEALGHMPQSMAYLTKHYGVTDPRLAQDFWGLHFPNPVGLAAGYDKDARAAAVLPALGFGFIEIGTVTPRPQPGNPRPRVFRYPAQQAVINRMGFPGEGAAAVARRLAALPGHPVPIGINLGKNKDTPLERAPDDYVAALELLFHYGDYLCINVSSPNTPGLRLLQGEEALRGLLSAVAAANQRLAVQHQRPPLPLLLKIAPDLENEDIHALGGLALGTKPLVDGFIATNTTVERPVSQPVLSESGGLSGAPLLEQSNAVIAQLYRATQGQVPIIGVGGILSAADAYAKVRAGASLLQVYSGLIFRGPELVREILEALPELWLKDGYPDLAHARGSAT
- the hemF gene encoding oxygen-dependent coproporphyrinogen oxidase, which translates into the protein MQQPSLDAMETFLRGLQNRICDALEAADGTAKFREDLWERPGGGGGRTRVIAEGALLEKGGVNFSKVHGDQLPPAATAHCPERAGQAFTALGVSLVLHARNPYVPIVHMNYRFFSAGPAWWFGGGADLTPIYGFEEDARHFHGTLKTACDRHDAGFYPRFKAWCDDYFTIRHRQEMRGVGGIFFDDLHGDGALLQAFWEDMANSFLDSYLPIVARRRDLPYGERERQFQLLRRGRYVEFNLVHDRGTLFGLQSGGRIESILMSLPPLAAWTYDWQGEAGSPEARLKEDFLTPRDWA
- a CDS encoding TonB-dependent receptor: MIYNKFSPDEDIIMVYCPTLRTAVIMSLCALPILAHADATAPTVSGAETATAVPTGGNAPVTIGEVEKEAPPERGTGSLSKELVTHASPNENFQSVLRNVPGFTVTSTGPGNLTTGDSTFTYQGFNSDQIGVNLDGVPLINTFRGGTNGQGDDHALTPIGIGQFSGVSVYSGANTPSETGINALGATLNYKPRMPTSKFYAEVSGSGGLYSGGVGDSAAGGFSVNSGVLPYTGTKLYANYYYSPFHSFINHVFSTNNNYYFAAVQPYNHGMSQLSLITIYNHEIAQQPSTVPLPLLQKYGRSFQWAPNIWNDRTTTSSYTTILGWKSILNQYILAKSKFFITQNNNDRTAYANAAYKAGYDGYPLPTALKSYANPSKTGRPSNTYNPTALFGNSYNGTQYQRYVDNFGNAGLMPSLTFLLPNNTVTLGGLYMFSRDHSAEYWYGQPAVPMINGYNDAWDEHDTRNYGDVYLQDRITLFNHRLILTPGAKYYLVDTTSNDVEGYYYNYGGSVSNTFNYWEPSFGVSFLATKNADLYFHYGRVYKVPNISAYYSVIGSTPTPGPMLVKPEYVDSIDTGIRYNFGDIKTSLAYFRRMFSNKFGYFYDNQTGQTFQYNVGSALYQGVTASVDAKLPDHMNAFINYSLTDAKYTSNFDAADGASVSNGEYVGDVPMYNLNFGLGYHYAGFSARVTDHVVGSQYINTNKGAPAGVSLHPYNITNLNLGYAWRPSGLGVKKVTVDLYVDNIFNTNYIPYEYEQLRSAKYGGNFISAQASAPAFVGASVAAKF